In Cryptococcus neoformans var. neoformans B-3501A chromosome 3, whole genome shotgun sequence, the DNA window atggaaagtgGCAAGTCATTGTATCAACTATCGGGGAAGGAATTTTCCTTGCTAAATCTCTCATTTTAGGTATCCCGCCCGAATTAATGCCGTCGTTGGCTCTCAGGAATCTCCACTGTATGCTGTCACATTCAAAGGCTAtacatcttccaccaaCCTCCCCCTTTCATCCTTGAAGCCACATGACCCAAATGCTCCCATTCCACAACCCCAGAAAAGGCGTGCAGATGAGCTAaccgaaaaggaaaaggagaagaagaaaaagaagggggaAAAATGGATGGAGACCCAAAAACAAAGAGCggaggaggtgaaggaaaaaaagaatgcaTGGGAGAAGTTCGGAAAAAAGGctcagaagaagggtatACACATTTCTGGGTAGGTCAATCAGTCCTGGAATAGTGACTTCATGTGCTTATTCTCCGTCAGGCTTGAAGGAAGGTCTGTATTCCGTACACCTGACAATCCATACGGTAAGTGGCTCTATATAACGGACACTGCTACCTGCTAATTGTTTCTTCCTTAGGCCGAGGTATGTTTTTTCTCTCGTTTATCTGTGATTGAGGGTAATTACTAACTCCTAAATTAGTCGGGGTAGTAGGATCTGGGCGAGGCGTGACGGAGTATGAGCGTATGGGAAAGCACAAGTTtaacgaggaagaagatgattaAGTAGTCCCCTTTGTGGTCTTTCCGTTTTGGCGCTTTGTTCATCTTTTTTTGAAAGGTATCAAGTCCGGCCATTTATGGTACAAGCCTGGATCATCCACAGTTTTAAGAAGCCTCACCAGGTGAAATGTCACTGTTGTTCTACGTCATACAAATAGGCTTCAATAAGCGCATTAATTGTTATCTTATCAAGAATATCGCTGACGCTTACAAAATCATACAATAGCAAAGGCTTCAAAGCCATAACATTTGCCCCCAGTCAATTGGTGCCTTTGTTTCACGGTCACAATTTGGGTAATCGACCCTGTAGATCATGACGACAATGCGGCGATGTACAGGCCCTAGCATCTTATGATATACGTCAGCAGACATGGTGTAACCAGTGGTCTTGCCTCAAAGATCGGTTAGTATTTAATATTCGTGTGCCATCGAAATTGTTCTCTTGTACGAACAGTTGCgcaaaataaaataaaaaacGAGCCTACATAGCGAGTAAAAACAGAGTCTTTGCCTTTAAGTGGCTTTCTCAGGATATCTGTCGCTTTTACTATGCTGGCGAAGGAGACGTCGTGCACATGATTTTACTGATATCCCTTCGAAGTGCCGACTCTAAATGATATCATATCTCCATCAACATTGTAACGTTCCTCGACTACCATAAACCTCTTCAGAGCTTTTATTCTGGGTTAAAAAGAATGTCATAATGGAAATGATAGCCAATTGCTGGGAAACATCTTGTCCTACTTATAACACCCCTTCTCCGCTTAACGGTTCCCATTTGCCCTAACCCAATGATTCGATTTCGGTGATGATCCACCAGCACCATGTTGTTCAAACTACCAATACACATGCATATCAATGACCATTTGACTGGGCACATCAAGAAGTCCAGATATATCTCTCCAACACGCCTCGCACTTGGCAAACAAGCTGATCAAATCTCTATAGTCTTCTCTTGTCTTGTACTTTACACAGTGAATTTGTTCTTGTTCACTTTCTTTTCAGAATCTTTGTGAGCATCGAAAGTGAGCTCTGTTTGGAAGCCCCCCTCTGTGAGCTTCTGCTCAAGTTCGTACCCTAAGACACTTGTCTTGAAGTGTTTGCCGATGTTGAGCAGACGAGCCTTGATCGCATCAGTGTCGGGAACGTTAACATCGCTGGCCTCGCGAGTCCAAATGGAAATTCGATAGCTAAATTAAGGTAAGTCTCAAGCGATGCAGGCGATGTGAAATAGGGATCATAAACTTACAAAGCGGGACGAGGAGAGACGATCACGCCGGTGATGAGATCTGATTGGGTAGGGGAAGGGGCATTCTCAGAGTCGGTGGAGGCTGTCTCGAAAGTTTCGCCAATCGCAGCAAGCATCTACAGTGCATGAGCATGAGCATGTGACAGAAAATGGGTTCCGTTTTGCGCACTTACCGTATAGAGCCACATTCTGTCAATGGAACTTTTGCTTTCGCTGTTCTTGGGTACTTGAATAGACCATTTTCCACCATTCTTGTTTTGAGGGTCTTCCCAGGCCGGAATAATGCCATTCTATTGAAATGTCAGAATGAAATAAGAAGATGCTTGGATGATCTTACTTTGAAAAGATAATAGTTGGCTTTACCAGGGAgctgggagggaggaatGATGTTGTTATAGAGACCCCAGAACTCTTCCACACTGTCGAACGACACGACCTTTCGGATATCCGCCATCCAGCCATGGGATCCCTGGGGCATAGCGGGGGTAGTCTGAGGGGTTTTAGGGAGAGACTTTGATTGAGGGGAATCGAAGTAAAGAGTCCAAGTGGAAAACAATGGGTGCTAGGGCGGATATCAGTGACTGAATTTCGGAGGGTATATGTACTACAGACTCATACCTTAACATTGAATTTACTGGCATCATCAAAAATGGTCTTTGTTTGGGAGTCGCCTTCTGAAGGattctcttcaatctcgccttcttcaagctgtttcttttcatccacGGGCTTGTCGACTGGTGAAGCGGGACTTGAAATTTGTTCAGCGGCGAGGGCGCTATTGAGAGTGTTGTTGTTGGCCGCAACCGCTGCAGGGGGTATGGCTGTTGAGGTCATTTTGGGAGTTTTGGAGGCAAGAGGCGAACACAAATGGGCTTTTGGTGAGTATGATGAGATAAAGCAAGGTGGTTCAGAAAGGAAAGATTGAGCCTTTGTCGTCCTTCATCCGAGTTTTGCTTCCGGCCGTCACGTGACGCGATGCTATAACTGCATACTCGGGCCTTTGTGTATCCATGTCATCGACGAACTGTGTTGAGCTTTGGTATATTTTTATTGTGTATCTCTATTTCACTCTCGCTCACAATCCATGACAGGATGGCCCAAACAAATGATGGTCAAACTCCTTCCCCCAACAGCGCAAAGAGCACACTCGAGCAAAGGCGCGCCAGGAGAGAGCAGTTCAGAAACTTCTACGGTCTCAAAAGTGATGCCGCCGCCAAGATTGAAGGCGTCAACGATAGTAAGCTGGTCGACATTGGTAAGTGACAATCACTGATTCCAAATGAATATTAAACTCATCCTTAAACAGATTCTCCCACATTTAAGCCTGCTGCCTACTACGAAGATCTGATAGCCAAATCCACATTGAGTGGCTTGATGAGGACAACTGCGTCTCTTTCGTCAGGTAAGTAGGTTTTGAATTTCACTGTGCACAGGGCTCATTGGTCCAAGA includes these proteins:
- a CDS encoding hypothetical protein (Match to ESTs gb|CF192583.1|CF192583, gb|CF190520.1|CF190520, gb|CF184996.1|CF184996) produces the protein MEAELQTYRDQLAYVNLSLESDPSNDDLLKLKAELNELIDLTQQAMGHTAAAKGVDAGKEKAKAKGKEKEKEVTNWQDQGPYKAGMDCMAKYKDGKYPARINAVVGSQESPLYAVTFKGYTSSTNLPLSSLKPHDPNAPIPQPQKRRADELTEKEKEKKKKKGEKWMETQKQRAEEVKEKKNAWEKFGKKAQKKGIHISGLEGRSVFRTPDNPYGRVGVVGSGRGVTEYERMGKHKFNEEEDD
- a CDS encoding hypothetical protein (HMMPfam hit to IF4E, Eukaryotic initiation factor 4E, score: 185.6, E(): 9.9e-53); translation: MTSTAIPPAAVAANNNTLNSALAAEQISSPASPVDKPVDEKKQLEEGEIEENPSEGDSQTKTIFDDASKFNVKHPLFSTWTLYFDSPQSKSLPKTPQTTPAMPQGSHGWMADIRKVVSFDSVEEFWGLYNNIIPPSQLPGKANYYLFKNGIIPAWEDPQNKNGGKWSIQVPKNSESKSSIDRMWLYTMLAAIGETFETASTDSENAPSPTQSDLITGVIVSPRPAFYRISIWTREASDVNVPDTDAIKARLLNIGKHFKTSVLGYELEQKLTEGGFQTELTFDAHKDSEKKVNKNKFTV